A window of Hyperolius riggenbachi isolate aHypRig1 chromosome 1, aHypRig1.pri, whole genome shotgun sequence contains these coding sequences:
- the LOC137528152 gene encoding olfactory receptor 5V1-like — MENKTTWLTKFTLLGLTDNIKIQLILFMFFLLVYIITILGNSLMVITITLSTTLHSPMYFFLRNLSVVDMFYTTSTVPKLLVDFLSDVKQISFFGCVAQLYSFISLGGVECVLLAAMAGDRYVAVCMPLHYRKVMSWRVCMIMATACWTIGLINSLAHTIFTFRLPFCKSRAINHFFCDIPPLLALSCDDTFINEIVVYTAGGSVIMGSFLLTITSYVFIVKAILKIRTASGRLKAFSTCASHLAVVILYFGTIVFTYIRPASTYSLNHDRVVPVLYGIITPMLNPMIYSFRNKDVHGSITKVFCRRQLHTN; from the coding sequence ATGGAAAACAAGACCACATGGCTTACTAAATTCACTTTGCTAGGGCTGACTGATAATATTAAGATTCAGCTGATCCTGTTTATGTTCTTCTTGCTAGTTTATATTATTACTATTCTAGGAAATTCTCTTATGGTTATAACAATCACATTATCTACTACTCTTCATTCCCCAATGTATTTCTTCCTGCGGAATCTCTCAGTTGTAGATATGTTCTATACCACATCCACGGTTCCAAAACTACTGGTGGACTTTTTGTCAGATGTGAAACAGATCTCTTTTTTTGGCTGTGTTGCTCAACTTTACTCATTTATATCCTTGGGGGGAGTTGAATGTGTTCTACTTGCTGCTATGGCTGGTGACCGTTATGTGGCTGTCTGCATGCCGCTACACTACAGAAAAGTAATGAGCTGGAGGGTGTGTATGATTATGGCCACCGCATGTTGGACAATTGGTTTAATAAATTCTCTTGCTCACACCATTTTCACGTTCCGTTTACCTTTCTGCAAATCTAGAGCTATAAACCACTTCTTCTGTGACATCCCACCACTTCTAGCTCTATCCTGTGATGATACCTTCATCAATGAAATTGTGGTGTACACTGCTGGAGGATCCGTAATCATGGGGTCTTTTTTGTTAACTATCACATCATATGTTTTTATTGTCAAAGCAATTTTAAAAATTCGGACAGCCTCAGGAAGACTTAAAGCCTTTTCAACTTGTGCTTCCCATCTAGCAGTTGTCATCCTTTACTTTGGAACAATTGTCTTTACCTATATACGTCCTGCATCAACTTATTCTCTTAACCATGACAGAGTTGTTCCTGTTCTATATGGGATTATTACTCCCATGCTAAATCCAATGATATATAGCTTTAGAAACAAAGACGTTCATGGATCGATAACAAAAGTATTTTGTAGACGTCAACTACATACAAATTAG